In the genome of Suncus etruscus isolate mSunEtr1 chromosome 3, mSunEtr1.pri.cur, whole genome shotgun sequence, the window TAATATTAAATGATCACAACTGATTCCATTGTCCCCTTCCCAGatgtttttaaataactatgcACAGCACTTAAGtttaattcttcttttaaaaaatacacaattttgtgctagagagataatacaaaagcagaacactttctttgcatgtggctcacacaaattctatccctggcactgcatgtagTTTCCTCAAGAaccaccacgagtgatccctaatcatggaaccaggagtaagtctggagTACCACCcagtgtgatccccccaaaacaaaatacagtatttaaaaagCCATTTAATGTAAACAATTACATATATATCATGATTATTCTCCAAACAATATTTGCAGCTGTATTCTCTAAGTGTGATTTTATTACGTTGGAGTTCCAATTACCATACATGGCACTCAAAGCTTATTGATTATTGTTTGAGGACAaaggggagttgggccacaccagcagtgatccagaactgctgctggctctgtgctcagatagcattcctggcagtgcttaggggaccatattcaaTGTTAGGGATAAATTTtaggccaactgcatgcaaggcaagtgatagAACTtaggtccaccacatgcaaggcacatctTCTATATTCTTTCTGGCCCAAATCATGTTTAATTTTAtggcattatttatatttttcatttttctctcatgAAAATTGAATTAGTTTCCTGTATATGACATAAGTATTATATAATGTACATATTGCAtaatttcaaaacataaaaatactacaGTAGTTTGTAAGCAGAAGCAGATATGAAGATGCAGGTGCTCCCAGTTAAATATGACATGTAAGAGACtagcacaaatataaaataataccacTCTTCTTACtcgatatttttctttttagcataATAGGAATTCATGTCACTTTATATtggtaattttttcttgtttatttttttgtttgtttgttttttggtttttgggccacacccggtggtgctcaggggttactcctggctgtctgctcagaaatagctcctggcaggcacgggggaccatgtgggacaccgggattcgaaccaaccaccgttggtcctggatcggctgcttgcaaggcaaacaccgctgtgctatctctcgggcccttcttgtttatttttaatttgcctaaatttctcagattttatttcaataatattgaTGTatcagacaaaagaaaaaaaggctctttggagattttttaaataattaaaaaaattaattctttaattgaatcaccatgaaacaTACACCTACAAAAGTGATCATgactggccggagagatagcatggaggtaaggcgtttgcctttcatgcagaaggtcaatggttcgaatcccggcatcccatatggtccccggtgcctgccaggagtgatttctgagcatgaagccaggaatgacccctgagcgctgccaggtgtgacccaaaaaccaaaaaaaaaaaaaaaaaaaaaagtgatcatgactgagtttcagtcatacaatgtccaacacccttcatcagtggaCTTTtctcgccaccaatgtccccagtttatcTCCTGTCCCCCCTACCCCCTTCTCCATGGcagatattttccttctctctttctccctactcctccccttccttctccctcttccctctccttccctccctccctccctccctccctccctccctccctccctccctccctccctcccttcctccctccctccctccctccctccctcctccctccctccctccctctctctccctttgttttAGAAACTGgcttgcagggccagagagatagcatggaggtaaggcatttgccttgcatgcagaagaacagtggtttgaatcccggcatcccatatggtctcccatgcctgccaggggcgatttctgagcgtagacccaggagtgctgccgggtgtgacccaaaaatcaaaaaaaaagaaaaaaagaaaagaaagaacgaaaggaaggaaggaaggaaggaaggaaggaagaaaggaaggaaggaaggaaggaaggaaggaaggaaggaaggaaggaaggaaggaaggaaggaaggaaggaaggaaggaagaaggaaggaaggaaggaaggaaggaaggaaggaaggagagaaagagacaaagaatgagagaagaaagaaagaaagagagaacaaagaaagaaggaagaaagaaagaaagaaagaaagaaagaaagaaagaaagaaagaaagaaagaaagaaagaaagaaagaaagaagaaagaaagaagaaagaaagaagaaagaaaaagagaagaagaaagaaagaagaagaagaaggaaggaaggagagaaagagacaaagaatgagagaagaaagaaagaaagaaagagagaacaaagaaagaaggaaggaaggaaggaagaaaaagaaaggaaagaaagaaagaaagaaagaaagaaagaaagaaagaaagaaagaaagaaagaaagagaaagaaagaaagaaagaaagaaagaagaaagaagaagaagaaagaagaaagaaagaaagaagaaagaaagaaagaaagaaagaaagaaagaaagaaagaaagaaagaaagaaagaaagaaaagaaagaaagaaaagaaagaaagaaagaaagaaaagaaagaaaagaaagaaaagaaactacggggccaggcggtggcgctggaggtaaggtgcctgccttgcctgcgctagcctaggacggaccgcggttcgatcccccggcgtcccatatggtcccccaagaagccaggagcaacttctgagcgcatagccaggagtaacccctgagcgtcacagggtgtggcccaaaaaccaaaaaaaaaaaaaaaaaaaaaagaaaaagaaactagtttgcaatattgttactgaaggggtatcatgaagagcactttatctcctttcagtgcccagttcttgtccaaaatgatcattctccattgtcatggtggtccctCTGTGCCCTCACTCTTTGTGAGGAATCATCAATAATTTGCAAGATTGAAAAACGTgtccctgggggccggagagatagcatggagttaagtcctttgccttgctagcagaaggttggtggttcgaatcccggcaccctcatatggtcccctgagtctgccaggagcaatttttgagcatagagctaggagtaacccctgagcgctgctgggtgtgacccaaaaaccaaaaaaaaaatgtgtccctGAAACCAAAACATTTGAGAACCTTTGGTCTACAATATTTTTAAGAGCTGATTTAATTAGTTGCACTGGAATGTCACAAACAGTATGTAATGCTGAGAGTaagatcattaaaattaaaattgaatgtcctcatttcttttattgaagcttttgttttggggccacacccaatttgctcagtggttactactggctctgtattcagagcaTCCCATatcactctactatcactctggccccagatgcccTCATTTCTATAGAAAATCTTCACAGAATATTTTATGACATACTTATCTGTTTATTGTACAAAAAATGTACTAACATTATAATATAGCTCACTCAATCAaccaatctttttgtttgtttgtttgttgcttttagGTTATGATAGGGCTATTTCCAGTCTCACTCAGTCACTCCTGACAAGTGCTCAGGATGGAATCAGGGCCTTCCTCTTCTTGCAGAGCCTATTCACAAACCCTTTGGATTAGCATCCCTCCTCAGTCCGTTTAACTACTAGCTTAATGCTATCAAACTGTAGAATCATTTCTAAGGGTTAAGTACTAAAGTTATCAGTGATCACCTATTCCAGTGGACCCCAAAAGAATCActagaatctttttgtttgtgtttgtgtctcACCTGGTGATGATGAGGACTGGTTGATTCTGCACGCTAAAATCAGTCCTggtgttctcaggggaccatttgggatgccaaggattgaaccagggtggcagcttgcaagacaggtgccttatccattgtactatttctctagctctaaTCACTGGAATATTTTATGAGGTAGGGTCACagtgggcagtgctcaaggctattcctggctctggagtgatccttgaatgctaGGTACCCATATATTCTAATCAGAGTTGtagggtgcaaggcaagtatctcaaATCCCATACTATCCCTCCAAGCCCctagaatctttgttttgttttcgtttaaTTTGgaaatcacacttggcaatgcttagggcctaccttctagttctgtgctcagggatcactcctgatgatgtttGGCAAACCATATTTAGTAGTAAGGTCAGTGATATACAGTACATATAGTGACATACTAAGGTCAATGACATACAGTACCTTACCCCTGTACTTTCAGACCCCTAACCTCTTTTTAAGAAACAAATTCTAGGCCTGAGCtatatagtacagagagtaggttgcttgccttgcacggggctgctctgggtttgatcccaggcactccatataattccctgaatactgccagaagtaattccagagtgcagaattaggagtaagtcctgagctctgccaggtgtaacctcaaAACAACAGCAGTAAATGCAAATTCCCATGGTGTGGGAAAGCTCAGTTTAATTCCCAGTTGGCTTTTTCTATATGTTATTGATAAGAGGAACCTATTTTTCTCTAATACAGCGTAAATGAATCGTGCTTAGGTCATCTTCCCCTACCAAGACTGCAAAAGTGGCATACTGTAACCATTTGTCTAGCTGTCCATTTATTTCCTCCTCCCACTAATGAGCTTTCTGGCCAGGTCTAACTCTTCCTGCCCTCCATTCCTAGTTCTAAGCACAATGCTCTCTTGTACTCATTCGTTCGGGGGCACCAGATTTTAATGAACTGCTAAacaaagattagaaaaaaaaagactccattaTTGGGGATTCCAATTCAGGTCCTGAAAAATCTCGATCAAATAAAGCCTCTTGCCGAGATCAAATAACAAGGACTCAAGTGTCAGCTCTACTGGGAAACCTGAGTGATCCCTGGGAGTGCTGGGGCCCCCTATATTCTCCATCATCTTAAGCCTGCCTTGTTTCTCCAATACCTAATGAACCAGCATCTTGCAGGCAAGGAGCACGGGTCTAAAGAAGCTGCTATTTTGCTAGATTCTCGGTTCTGCTGCTTTGCAAGAGAAACCTTGAACGACCAAAGTTGCCCAAATGCAAGTGACAGTGGGGTCAGGTGGAAAGCAAGGTTAGCTGACAAAAGAAATGGCAAAGCGATGTGGCTTGGAGAGATGGGGCTGGGGGTCTGTTAGAAGGGTTTGACTTGCATTGGGTTCCCTGGATTCCATCTCTGGACACCCCAGACCCGCCAGAAGCCGGGGGGAACCGTTAAGCACCGCCAGGTACGGCAAGTAAAcagacaaacaagcaagcaagcgaACAGGACGGAAGGCCAGGAGCGTAGACGGGAGTTGCAGCGGGCGGAGCGGCTGGGAGGGCGCGGCTAGGTCTGGGGTGTGGCGTGGGccgggcgggccgggccgggccgggccgggggcgTGTGCTGACCCGAGCGCGGGCGGACGGAGCGGCGCGAGCGGCTGCGGGACCCGAGCGAGGGAGGCCGGGCAGAGGCGGCAGGTGGGCTCCTGTCCGGGGAGGTGCCCGGGGCTCGCGGAGCGGCCGGCCGGCCGGGGCGTAGCGGCCCGCGCGCAGAGGGCTCttcccggcccggcccggcccggccgcctCGGCGGGGAGCGAGATGATGCTGGCTCGGGCCCAAAGGCCAGCAGCGCCGCCTGCGAGGCCGAGGCCGGGGCCGGGGCGCGGGCGGCTGGGCGCAGCTCGGTGGAAtgcagggttggggtggggggccgGGGCCGGGCACAAAGGCGTCTGTCCGGGCATCGCCCTGTCCGACCCAAGGCCGAGGCTTTTGTTGCGCTGCCCGGCCCTGCCTGCACCCCGGTTCCCGCTTGGTGCGGAACAGCCAGCCTCTCTCCGGCTGGGGAAGGTTGGGGGGCGGTGTGGGTGGAGAGGCGGCCTGGAAAGAGCCCTGTTAGGCGCTGCAGGATGGAAACTTGGTCTGGAAAAAATCCGTTTCCAGATGCTTTCTTGGGCCTCGGAGGACAGGACGATGCAGCTGGACTCGGGGTGTTCCGtagaggagaagggaagaaatagTTGGGGCGCCTCGGTGTGGGTGAGATGGCCTGGCCGGGAATTCGCTCCCTGGCTGCAAAAGGCACTTTCTCTTCACTTTCTTGTTGCTCCTGTTTTATTGTATTTAGCAAGACTTAAGGGTTTAAGGCTCCATAAAcccatcttttatttctcttggatAACCacttgtttcttctcttccttaattctctttcttttttggggaggggtgtaGAGATGTAAGTTTTAACGCCAAGAAGTTCTTTTATACTAAATAAATTGGGTTGATCACTGTAATCCCTTTGAGCTGggctttttgagatttttttttttggggggggggaaccgtAATATCTTGGAATAATCTGTGGtaccaataaaattaaaataatatctccacattttaataaattaatcagTTTCTTAATGCAGTTAGCAGCTTATTGTTTTCTGTGTTAGTTGCAAAGGGATTTAAGAAATAATAGTCCATTCTTTGAGCTACTTTATTCTGGCATTTTTAGATTAAGAGGCAAGATGAAATCGTCATGAAACACACTAGAATACCGTGCATTTTGTATTGTCTGGGAAACTGCTTCAGGTACTAGGGTCCACAGGGTAGCTCTCCCTGGTAGGGGTGGGGGGTCAGAGCAGCTAGAATCCAGCCCAGGACTCACACATAAAAGGCACAGCTGAGCCACGTGTGACCCACTAGACTAATGTGCAGTTTGCTTTGTTAAATTTTTAGCTCACACCACGGGCTGTTCAGGGACTCCTCCTGGATCGTTGCTCTTTTAGGTGTTTGCAGTGGCAACGTAggtccaggaattgaacctggcttcCTTTATGCAAAGCATGAGCCCAGCCCATCAGCTATTGTGTATTTTTTATGCTAAGAATTAAAATAGTCTTGTTTTGAAGCTATAATGCTGCAGTAGTGGTTTTTTGTGGATCTACTTTTAGTACACCTAAAAGTAGACTTGAATAGTAGCAATGAAATATTGAAATCTTATTGCAGTGCCCTCAGGTTACTAGTGGTCtatacataacatataatatcaATATTTGTAAAGTTAATAGATAACATTCGCTAATTTTCTTAGTGTTTCTGGGTAGTTTGAGGAGCTTTAATAGTCTTATCTTTGAAAATGGTTAAGACATAATCATATAAAattgtagtttgtttttttttgttttgagtactTAATTTTTCACTGAggatcttttggttttgttttgttttgttttgttggggagccacatccagtagtgctcaggggttattcttggctctgcgctcatgaaTTGattctagcaggctcagaggactactATATTGGGATGCTGAGGGTCCTGCATGGATTATCCATGTGCCAGGTGACCTACCCACTAAAAAtctaaggatttttttaaatttaattttggggttCACCAATTTGGGGGTCATAGGGGGTTAccaacatgcaagtcaagtgccttaatccttatGTTATCCCCTCAGCTCTgagatttatcttttttgtttgtttgtttgtttgtttgtttttgggccacacacagccgTGCTCAGGAGTctgagaagtcactcctggcaggctcaatgccaggttttgaacccgggtccttcctgggttggctacatggaaggcaaatgctattgcttcagcccccctGAGAATTGTCTTTAAATGTTcactcaagtcttttttttttttttttaatggtttttgggccacacccggtgacgctcaggggttactcctggctatgcgctcagaagtcgctgctggcttgggggaccatatgggacgccgggggatcgaaccgtggtccttcctaggctagcgcagacaaagcaggcaccttaccgcgccaccgcaccggcccctacTCAAGTCTTTTAATACAAAAAGTCTTTGCTTGTTGCTTGTTGCTGTTACTTTTGTTTATGTACATTacgtggcttcagatacacattcgcatctaaattgatgtgttcctacgGGATGATAGTATTAAAAAATTCGAGGTTTCTCAATGCAGTCACagagtccaggaattccaaggtTATTGCTAACACCACAGCGCgccgcgtgtgtgtgtgtgtgtgtgtgtgtgtgtgtgtgtgtgtgtgtgtgtatagctgTGTGGAACTTACTAagtcttctgacaatgacttaatgaaggTTATTGCTAATACAAcagcgtgcgcgcgcgcgcgcgcgcgtgtgtgtgtgtgtgtgtgtgtgtgtgtagctgtgTGGAACTTACTAagtcttctgacaatgacttaatgacctcattgcaagatacaatgattttcacaaattttcttgttgctgtactttcttctttttttcttttttaataaattcactaccacttacctggaaacaaatgaattatgatCAACTATAACAATTCTGTGATACTTGGTCTTTAagcaaagtaatttatatttttaaaaaaatcttggctTATTTTGCTGCTcacttttgcatttatttttgctttagcaTTTGGGGTTAaagtctttcttcttctctttctatttatttaggttCCTGGGAGTTGCTTATTTGAAGAACAATGAAGTCATACTGTGCTGTTATGCTTACTCTAGCTGTCCTGGTGTTCCTGCCATGGGTTCCTCTGTCACTGAGTTGTAACAAAGCACTCTGTGCTAGTGATGTGAGCAAGTGTCTCATTCAGGTAAGtttgaatacttttaaaattaatattaaagtatGTTTTAGAGTAGCTACAGAGCACATACATATAGATATGGTATGCATGTGTGGTCTAgggcaggggttctcaaactacggcccatgtGCCACAAGCAGCCTGCCAAGAACATTCATCCATCTCATGGAGTGTTTTTGTCACCTGATGCCTGTCCTGCTTTGCAGGACTTCTCCCAGGCCTGCAGTGCGCATGTGTGGGTTGTGCATTCCCAGTCTCCAACTCCCCTCTTTTTCTCTGCctcttgactcctcctctcaCTCTGAGGCTGGGGTCCTCAAATTACTGCCCTTAGGCTGCTATTGttcatagttgattttttttttaaactatagtccagccctccagcaatctgagggacagtgaactgacacactttaaaaagttttgagAACCCCTGGTCTAGGGCCTCAGTTTTAGATCAGGGACTGGGATATTAAGTTATGTGACTGTCTGGTCTAAATTGTTGTTTGTGTTCTTTTGCATAAAGCAAAGTCAGATTTAAGAAAATCAGTATTGAACATAATACCCTGTTTCTAATCACATTTACAGTCACACAAAGTGATGAGCAAACTCTCTCCACATGAATTCACAAGTTTGCTTATATAACTCAATTTGTATAACAGGAGCTTAACCTctgtatttagaaaaatgtaagacaAATGTCACCTTTAGTGTAATctaccagttttcttttttatgcatTAACAATGCCAGTAATTTAGtgcatttaatatgtatttagtATTTGCAGTGGcattttttatatcattttgaaTTTCAGATTATAGCATTATAATGTGACATTGTTTACATTACATGATCATCACCAAAAGTCTAATTTCTGTCATTATAAAACTGATCCCATTTACTTACCTGTTTCTCCTTTCCACACCAACCCCTTTCCCTCTGATAACCACCAACCCATTTTCTTTGTCTAAGAATTTTCTGTTTTGAGAATTGCAAACCTGGTAGTACTTGAACTACTATGTAATTCTGGTTCAGGGTCCTTCACAAGCCTAAAGGCAAGGCATTAGCTTGAACCAAATATTCTGCTTTCAAGATTCCTGACAGTTGCCACTCTCCTAAGAAAGGCCAGTGAGggtatggagagatagcacccgGGACagactggttcgattcctggcatcccagatggtcccctgagcttgccaggagtgatttctgagcacaaagctaggagtaactgctgaatattgctaggtgtggctgaaaaccaatcgattaataaataaataaaattaaaaaaaaaagaaagaaaggccagTGATGTAGCTGTCACTTTTCTGAGAAGTAATGAGGTTAAGTAAGTAATTTAGCAGTTCATGTAGCTAGTTAAATGGCTATGAACCAATGTCTGTGTTTGACTCAAAGCTTATAAGCCTTTCCATTAAACATA includes:
- the LOC126004469 gene encoding uncharacterized protein LOC126004469, with the translated sequence MTPKLEQQESEEKVPFAARERIPGQAISPTPRRPNYFFPSPLRNTPSPAASSCPPRPKKASGNGFFPDQVSILQRLTGLFPGRLSTHTAPQPSPAGERLAVPHQAGTGVQAGPGSATKASALGRTGRCPDRRLCARPRPPTPTLHSTELRPAARAPAPASASQAALLAFGPEPASSRSPPRRPGRAGPGRALCARAATPRPAGRSASPGHLPGQEPTCRLCPASLARVPQPLAPLRPPALGSAHAPGPARPGPPGPRHTPDLAAPSQPLRPLQLPSTLLAFRPVRLLACLSVYLPYLAVLNGSPRLLAGLGCPEMESREPNASQTLLTDPQPHLSKPHRFAISFVS